The window GTCGGTCATCACCCTGGCGGTTTTCGTTCACGGTCTGGCCGGCGATTTGGCGCAAGAGATCCGCGGAGACCAATCGGTAATGGCCTCCGATCTGACCGGCTTCACCGCCGAGGCCCTGCGCAAAATCCGGGAAGCTGCCCCGGGGTTCGGTGCCGTCGCCTGCAACCGCCCTCCGCAGGCGGCCCGAATCCCATGACACTGAATATCTTCAGCCATTCCGCACGACAAACCTTCCAGGCGGCGTTCGCCATGGGGCAGACGTTGGAGCGGCCCTGCATGTTTCTGCTTGACGGTCCCTTGGGAGTCGGCAAGACCGTGTTTTGCAAGGGGATGGTCTGTGGACTGGGCCTGGACGATCCTGACGAGGTCACCAGTCCGTCCTTCACCCTGATCAACGAGTACGGGGCGCGGCTGCCCGTGTTTCACCTGGACTTGTATCGCGTCGAGCCGGGGCCGGACCTGGAGACTCTGGGCCTGGAGGAAATCCTGGACCGGGAGGCGGTGATCCTGGTGGAGTGGCCGGAAAAGCTGAGAGAGCAGGATCGCCAGGGGGCCACGCGGGTGGGATTCGTGGATCTGGGCGGGGAGAGCCGGCGCATTGAAGTGGGAACGGCGCTGGCTTCCGGACAGGGAAGTGGACGGTTTCATGAAGCTGGACGTGCTGGCCTTCGGGGCTCATCCGGATGACGTCGAGTTGTCGGTGGGCGGAACCCTGGCCAAGCTGGCAAATCTGGGTCATCGGACCGGTGTTGCGGACATGACACGGGGTGAGCTGGGGACCCGGGGGACCTCCCGGATCCGGTCCCGAGAAGCCCAGGCCGCGGCCGAGGTCCTGGAATTGAAGACAAGAGTCAACCTGGGGCTTCCCGACGCCCACCTTCAGGATACCTCGGCAGCGCGCCTCAGGGTCATCGAGCGACTGCGGGAGTTCCGTCCGGGTCTGGTATTCACTCACCACTGGGACGATCCCCATCCCGATCACGTGGCCGCCAGCCGGATCGTGACGGCTGCCTGCTACCTTTCCGGCCTGAACAAGATCACGACGGCTCAGCCGCGGTTTCGGCCCGATCGCATAGTCTACTTCCGGCAAGCGAGTTTCCCGGCTCCTTCTTTCCTGGTGGACATCAGTGCCTTCTTCGAGCAAAAAATGCGGGCCATCGGCTGTTTTGCTTCCCAATTGCACGACCCCGGATCGGACGAGCCCCGAACCTATCTGAGCGTTCCCGAGTTCCTTCCTGCGCTCAAGGCGCTGAATCGGCATTACGGTTCTCTCATCCGGACAAGCTACGCGGAAGCCTTCCATTCCCGAGAGGCATTGGCCGTGGGGGATCCGGTGGCCTTTTTCGCCTCGTCCCGAAAGGCGGCGTCCCCATGAAAATCGGAATTACCTGCTACCCCAGCTACGGCGGAAGCGGCGTGGTGGCCACCGAAATCGGCAAGGAACTGGCCGAACGGGGGCATGAGATCCATTTCATTACCTATGCGATCCCGATCAAGCTGGATGCCACCAGCGATCGGATTCATTTCCATGAAGTGGAGATGATGAATTACCCCCTGTTCGAGCATCCTCCCTATGCCCTGGCTCTGGCTACCAAGATGGCCGATGTCGCCATCCACCAGGACCTGGACCTGCTGCACGTCCACTACGCCATTCCCCATTCGGTGAGCGCCTTCCTGGCCAAGGAGATGCTCAAGCCCAAGCGGCTTCCCGTAATCACCACCTTGCACGGAACCGACATTACCCTGGTGGGCAACGATCGATCCTATCTGCCCATTACCCGCCTCTCGATCGAAAAGAGCGACGGAGTGACGGCGGTTTCCGAGTTTTTGCGAGAACTGACCGGTCGGGAGTTCGAAATGGACAGTCCCATCACCGTCATTCCCAATTTCGTCAATTGCGATGTCTTCCAGCGTTCCCACGATGACATCCTCAGGGGGCGGTACGCCCTCCCCGAAGAAAGGATCCTGATCCACATTTCCAACTTCCGCCCCGTGAAGAGAGTCAACCACGTCATCGAGATATTCGACCGGCTTCAGCGTCAGGTCCCGGCCAGGCTTCTGATGGTGGGCGATGGCCCGGAGCGCTCCAACGCCGAGTGGCTGGCTCACAACAAGGGGTTGGAAAATCGAACCGTTTTTCTGGGCAAGCAGGACTCCATCGCCGAGTTGCTGGGTGTAGCCGACCTGTTGCTGCTGCCCAGCGATACCGAGTCCTTTGGACTGGTGGCCCTGGAGGCCATGGCCTGCCAGGTGCCGGTGATCGCCTCCAGCGTGGGAGGCCTTCCGGAGGTGGTCCGGGATGGGCGGGACGGATTTCTGGTGCCTCCAGGAGATGTGGCTACCATGGCTTCCAGGGCGATCGAGCTGTTGACCGATCCTGGAAGGCACCGCACCGTGGGCCGGAATGCCCGCGATTTCGCCATGGAGAAATTCTGTTCCACCAAGATCATCCCACTCTATGAAGACTATTACCGGCAGGTGATCCGTTCCGTTCGTCAGGGATTGGAGCTGGGCGCCGCCACGATTTGAAGTTTGAAGTTTGAAGTTTGAAGTTTGAAGGGTGAAGGGTGAAGGGTGAAGAGGGGGGAGGGGGTATCCGGGGGGTTCGGGAATGGGCACGCACCGGATGACTTGGTTGCACTTTTTCGAAACAAAAAAGAGTTGTCCACGAAGGACCACGAAGAGAATCTGAAAGGAATCGATCCCTATTTGTGTTGATTCGGGTCCATTCGTGGTTCGTCTTTATTAACGAACGGCTGTTTTTCCTCTGAATGATCTGCCCGGCAGGACGGGGGGCGGACTCATTTGAAGAACTGCGTCGAGACCGACAAGATGCAAGGCGTGTGGATCGAATAACTCTCCACTCTCCACTCTCCACTCTTCACTTTTTGCCCAGTCGCGCCGCCGTCCCATACGACGGGGTGGCTGATACAGGGCTGTTTCAAATTAGCGGGTAGGGGTGTCATGTCGGTCAAGGCCGAAGCCGTTGAGCAGATTGCCGGATTGCGGGATCGTATTCGCTACCACGAGCACCGCTACTACGTGTTGGACGATCCTGATATCGCCGATCGGGAGTTCGACGAACTCGTCCGGCAACTTCGGCAACTGGAAGCGGCTCATCCCGAGTTGGTGACTGCCGATTCTCCCACCCAGCGCGTAGGAGGGAAGCCCGGCGAGGGACTGGTCGCGGTGGAGCACACCCTCCCGATGTTGAGCCTGGACAATGCCTACGGGGAAAGCGAGCTGCTGGACTATGACCGGCGCGTTCAGGAGTCGGCCGGGAGCAGCCGGACCGAATTTGTGTGTGAGCTCAAGATCGATGGCCTCAGCCTGGC is drawn from Acidobacteriota bacterium and contains these coding sequences:
- the tsaE gene encoding tRNA (adenosine(37)-N6)-threonylcarbamoyltransferase complex ATPase subunit type 1 TsaE, with protein sequence MTLNIFSHSARQTFQAAFAMGQTLERPCMFLLDGPLGVGKTVFCKGMVCGLGLDDPDEVTSPSFTLINEYGARLPVFHLDLYRVEPGPDLETLGLEEILDREAVILVEWPEKLREQDRQGATRVGFVDLGGESRRIEVGTALASGQGSGRFHEAGRAGLRGSSG
- the bshA gene encoding N-acetyl-alpha-D-glucosaminyl L-malate synthase BshA, encoding MKIGITCYPSYGGSGVVATEIGKELAERGHEIHFITYAIPIKLDATSDRIHFHEVEMMNYPLFEHPPYALALATKMADVAIHQDLDLLHVHYAIPHSVSAFLAKEMLKPKRLPVITTLHGTDITLVGNDRSYLPITRLSIEKSDGVTAVSEFLRELTGREFEMDSPITVIPNFVNCDVFQRSHDDILRGRYALPEERILIHISNFRPVKRVNHVIEIFDRLQRQVPARLLMVGDGPERSNAEWLAHNKGLENRTVFLGKQDSIAELLGVADLLLLPSDTESFGLVALEAMACQVPVIASSVGGLPEVVRDGRDGFLVPPGDVATMASRAIELLTDPGRHRTVGRNARDFAMEKFCSTKIIPLYEDYYRQVIRSVRQGLELGAATI
- the bshB1 gene encoding bacillithiol biosynthesis deacetylase BshB1 — protein: MKLDVLAFGAHPDDVELSVGGTLAKLANLGHRTGVADMTRGELGTRGTSRIRSREAQAAAEVLELKTRVNLGLPDAHLQDTSAARLRVIERLREFRPGLVFTHHWDDPHPDHVAASRIVTAACYLSGLNKITTAQPRFRPDRIVYFRQASFPAPSFLVDISAFFEQKMRAIGCFASQLHDPGSDEPRTYLSVPEFLPALKALNRHYGSLIRTSYAEAFHSREALAVGDPVAFFASSRKAASP